In Candidatus Hydrogenedentota bacterium, the following are encoded in one genomic region:
- a CDS encoding DUF1501 domain-containing protein, which produces MDPLAVAQSINRRTFLQRSSYGLGAVLGLLGGGASASEAPATGTSPHYRPKAKRVIYLFQSGAPSQFELLDYKPELAKYHKTELPDSIRMGQRLTGMSADQASFPVAQSAFNFRQHGAGGLWVGDLLPHTAGIADDICIINSMVTNAINHDPAITYCQTGSQLGGRPSMGAWVAYGLGSANQNLPAFMVMISKGSGRLIDQPLYEKLWGNGALPGRYQGVRMRNAADPVLYLSDPAGCPRDVARDTMDHIQALNAIRHETANDPEILTRIEQFELAFRMQTAVPELTDISNEPRHVLDMYGPEVHIPGSYARNCLLARRMAERDVRFVQLYHMGWDQHDNLPNHLPKQCRDTDQPSAALVADLKQRGLLDDTLVIWGGEFGRTTYCQGVLTADNYGRDHHPRCFSVWLAGGGIKPGITWGKTDDFGYNVVENPVPVNDLNATILKCLGIDHERLTVQQQGLNVRLTGVEEQHPVEGILA; this is translated from the coding sequence ATGGACCCTCTCGCAGTAGCCCAGTCGATCAACCGGCGTACCTTTCTCCAGCGCTCCAGCTACGGCCTCGGCGCGGTGCTGGGCCTGCTCGGTGGAGGCGCATCCGCCAGCGAAGCCCCGGCCACCGGGACCTCTCCCCACTATCGGCCGAAGGCCAAGCGCGTAATTTACCTGTTTCAGTCCGGCGCGCCGTCGCAGTTTGAGCTTTTGGATTACAAACCCGAGCTTGCGAAGTACCACAAGACTGAATTGCCGGACAGCATTCGCATGGGACAGCGGCTGACCGGCATGAGCGCGGACCAGGCCTCTTTCCCCGTGGCGCAGTCGGCCTTCAACTTTCGCCAACACGGCGCGGGCGGACTGTGGGTCGGTGATCTTCTGCCGCACACCGCGGGGATCGCGGACGACATCTGCATTATCAACAGCATGGTGACCAACGCGATCAACCACGACCCGGCGATCACCTATTGCCAGACTGGATCGCAATTGGGCGGGCGGCCGAGCATGGGCGCGTGGGTCGCCTACGGTCTCGGCTCGGCCAATCAGAATCTGCCGGCGTTCATGGTGATGATCAGCAAGGGCTCGGGACGGCTCATCGACCAGCCGCTCTACGAAAAACTCTGGGGCAACGGCGCACTACCGGGACGCTACCAGGGCGTCCGGATGCGCAACGCCGCGGATCCCGTGCTCTATCTGAGCGATCCGGCCGGCTGCCCGCGTGATGTTGCGCGGGACACGATGGATCACATCCAGGCGCTGAACGCCATCCGACACGAAACGGCCAACGACCCCGAAATCCTGACGCGCATCGAGCAGTTCGAGCTGGCCTTCCGCATGCAGACCGCCGTGCCCGAACTGACCGACATCTCCAACGAGCCAAGACACGTGCTCGACATGTACGGGCCGGAGGTTCACATCCCCGGAAGTTACGCGCGCAATTGTCTGCTGGCGCGGCGCATGGCCGAACGCGATGTGCGCTTCGTCCAGCTCTATCACATGGGCTGGGACCAGCATGACAATCTGCCCAACCACCTGCCCAAGCAGTGCCGGGACACCGATCAGCCCTCCGCCGCGCTCGTAGCCGATTTGAAGCAGCGCGGCCTGCTGGACGATACGCTGGTCATCTGGGGGGGCGAGTTCGGCAGGACAACGTACTGCCAGGGCGTGCTGACCGCGGATAACTACGGACGGGATCATCACCCGCGCTGCTTCAGCGTTTGGCTGGCGGGCGGCGGCATCAAACCGGGCATCACCTGGGGCAAGACCGACGATTTCGGCTACAACGTCGTGGAGAATCCCGTACCCGTGAACGACTTGAACGCCACAATCCTGAAGTGCCTCGGCATTGACCACGAACGACTGACGGTGCAGCAGCAGGGATTGAACGTACGGCTGACGGGGGTCGAAGAGCAGCATCCGGTGGAGGGCATACTGGCCTGA
- a CDS encoding DUF1553 domain-containing protein — translation MASLFRTCTGRACVLAGYAVGPGLLLASAPAGAVEFARDIQPILSRHCYECHGPDTAARKADLRLDTEEGAKASAITPNDSKASELIRRVTSDNPEVRMPPPDTNRTALSPEEVSSLRAWIDEGAPWARHWAFEVVERPEAPRVEAPSWGANAIDGFILSTLLENDLTPSPEAEREKLLRRVTFDLTGLPPTPSEIDAFLADTAEGAYERAVDRLFASPHYGERMAMHWLDAARFADSNGFQGDFPRAMWPWRDWAIESFNKNTPFDRFIIEQLAGDLLPNATREQRAATGFLRNGRSVTEGGSIEEEWHVESIIERVETVGTVFLGLSLGCARCHDHKYDPFSQRDFYEFYAFLNNTAEKGYYPERPGNLGPIVTFPTAEHEKRIAELEEVVRSTRERHTATTAEASTPMDTWLAGLRQAPPAGEAPGLALRLRMEGAVYSPVGGATEFGVGKATALDLGQAYPFPRAAPFTISAWVRPDGPGTLWSKMGGPPAYRGVETSVLEDGRVTVTLNHVSQENGVRVLSESALKMGVWSHLAVTFSGAEKVGGVGVYVNGQIQNLTPFYNALEGEIDVPEPLRVGAGGGGEEFRGGMADFRIYSVELSAAQIAAAMGAALASAPQGKLGEAEHAALVSFYEHRNSLLTRASEQQVANAERTRDAYLELEVPSVMVLEERPDERPAYRLIRGAYDAPDKSEVLQRKVPDFLHPFPADAPSNRLGLAQWIVDPANPLTARVTVNRIWQDFFGAGLVRTPDNFGMQGEAPTHPELLDWLASEFVATGWDLKALQKLIVTSATYRQDSAAPDGSLARDPDNRLLARAPRFRMPAELIRDNALAVSGLLAPAIGGPSVKPYQPVGLWEELIPGDRGRYEVAEGEALYRRSLYTFRRRTVPQPTLATFDAPTFDTCQVKRARTNTPLQALALLNDLTYVEAARHLALRMLVEAGPGVEERLRYGFRLATCRWPNAREEQVLQRAMGGYLETYQNAPDDAKAFIANGKSPVAEDVNPMELAAYMGVARVVLSLDETITRE, via the coding sequence TTGGCCTCTCTGTTTCGGACGTGCACGGGACGCGCCTGCGTTCTTGCCGGATACGCGGTCGGTCCGGGGCTACTCCTGGCATCCGCCCCGGCGGGCGCCGTCGAATTTGCACGAGACATACAGCCCATCCTCTCCCGCCACTGCTATGAATGCCATGGCCCGGACACCGCTGCCCGCAAGGCGGACCTGCGTCTGGACACCGAAGAGGGCGCCAAGGCATCGGCGATTACACCGAACGATTCGAAGGCCAGCGAACTTATCCGCCGCGTCACGTCGGACAATCCGGAGGTTCGGATGCCGCCGCCGGATACCAACCGAACGGCCCTGAGCCCGGAGGAGGTATCGTCGCTCCGCGCGTGGATCGACGAGGGCGCCCCCTGGGCACGCCACTGGGCCTTCGAAGTTGTAGAGCGGCCCGAGGCGCCGCGCGTGGAAGCACCCTCCTGGGGCGCCAATGCCATTGACGGGTTCATCTTGAGTACCCTGCTGGAGAACGACCTGACGCCGTCGCCCGAGGCGGAACGGGAAAAGCTGCTGCGGCGCGTGACCTTCGATCTTACTGGACTCCCCCCCACGCCCTCGGAAATAGACGCGTTTCTCGCGGACACTGCGGAGGGAGCCTACGAGCGCGCGGTCGATCGACTGTTTGCCTCGCCACACTACGGCGAGCGCATGGCGATGCACTGGCTGGACGCCGCGCGCTTTGCGGACTCGAACGGATTTCAGGGGGACTTTCCACGGGCGATGTGGCCGTGGCGCGATTGGGCCATCGAATCGTTCAACAAGAATACGCCCTTTGACCGCTTCATCATCGAGCAACTTGCGGGCGATTTGCTGCCCAACGCAACACGGGAACAACGCGCGGCCACGGGCTTCCTGCGCAACGGTCGTTCGGTTACGGAAGGGGGCTCGATCGAAGAAGAGTGGCATGTCGAGAGCATCATCGAGCGCGTGGAGACGGTGGGTACGGTCTTTCTCGGTCTTTCCCTGGGCTGCGCGCGGTGCCACGACCACAAGTACGACCCCTTCAGCCAGCGCGACTTCTACGAATTCTATGCGTTCCTGAACAACACGGCGGAGAAGGGCTATTACCCGGAGCGACCCGGCAATCTGGGACCCATCGTGACCTTCCCGACAGCGGAGCACGAAAAGCGGATTGCTGAGCTGGAAGAAGTTGTCCGCAGTACCCGGGAGCGACATACCGCCACCACGGCGGAAGCGTCTACACCCATGGATACCTGGCTGGCCGGACTGCGCCAGGCGCCCCCGGCCGGGGAAGCGCCGGGCCTGGCCCTCCGGCTGCGGATGGAGGGCGCGGTGTACTCGCCCGTTGGCGGCGCCACGGAGTTTGGCGTCGGCAAGGCAACGGCACTGGATCTCGGGCAGGCCTATCCATTCCCCCGCGCTGCGCCCTTTACCATTTCCGCCTGGGTGCGCCCGGACGGCCCCGGTACTCTCTGGAGCAAGATGGGCGGGCCTCCGGCGTATCGCGGCGTCGAAACCTCGGTGTTGGAAGACGGCCGAGTGACGGTTACCCTTAATCACGTGTCGCAGGAGAACGGTGTCCGGGTGCTGTCCGAGTCCGCGCTGAAGATGGGCGTCTGGTCCCACCTTGCCGTGACCTTCAGCGGCGCGGAGAAGGTGGGGGGCGTCGGCGTTTACGTGAATGGCCAGATCCAGAACCTGACCCCGTTTTACAATGCCCTGGAAGGCGAGATTGACGTGCCGGAGCCGCTGCGCGTCGGCGCGGGTGGGGGCGGTGAGGAATTTCGCGGCGGGATGGCCGATTTCCGGATTTACAGTGTGGAACTGAGTGCCGCGCAGATCGCGGCCGCCATGGGCGCCGCGCTGGCGAGCGCGCCACAGGGGAAGCTCGGCGAGGCCGAACACGCGGCGCTGGTTTCGTTTTACGAGCACCGAAACAGCCTCCTGACCCGCGCCTCGGAGCAGCAGGTCGCAAACGCCGAACGGACCCGCGACGCCTACCTCGAGCTTGAAGTGCCGTCGGTGATGGTGCTGGAGGAACGTCCCGATGAGCGACCGGCCTACCGGCTTATCCGCGGGGCCTACGATGCCCCGGACAAGTCCGAAGTGCTCCAGCGCAAGGTGCCCGACTTTCTCCATCCCTTCCCGGCGGACGCACCAAGCAACCGCCTCGGCCTGGCGCAGTGGATCGTCGATCCCGCGAATCCCCTGACCGCCCGCGTGACGGTCAACCGCATCTGGCAGGATTTCTTCGGCGCGGGCCTGGTTCGTACGCCGGACAACTTCGGCATGCAGGGCGAGGCGCCCACACACCCTGAATTGCTCGACTGGCTGGCCTCGGAATTCGTCGCGACCGGCTGGGACTTGAAGGCGCTGCAGAAACTCATCGTGACAAGCGCGACCTACCGTCAGGACTCCGCCGCGCCCGATGGGTCGCTCGCCAGAGACCCGGACAACCGACTGCTCGCGCGGGCCCCGCGATTCCGTATGCCGGCGGAGCTCATCCGAGACAACGCCCTGGCGGTGAGCGGGCTTTTGGCCCCGGCCATTGGCGGGCCGTCCGTAAAGCCCTACCAGCCCGTGGGCCTGTGGGAGGAGCTTATCCCCGGCGACCGGGGAAGGTATGAGGTGGCAGAGGGCGAGGCGCTTTACCGGCGCAGCCTCTACACGTTCCGGAGGCGGACGGTGCCTCAGCCAACCCTCGCGACTTTTGATGCGCCCACCTTCGACACCTGCCAGGTGAAGCGGGCGCGGACCAACACGCCGCTCCAGGCGCTCGCGCTGCTGAACGATTTGACGTATGTTGAGGCGGCCCGCCACCTGGCCTTGCGTATGCTGGTTGAAGCCGGGCCCGGCGTGGAAGAACGCCTGCGCTACGGATTCAGACTGGCGACGTGCCGCTGGCCGAATGCGCGCGAGGAGCAGGTGCTCCAGCGTGCGATGGGCGGCTATCTCGAAACCTATCAGAACGCGCCGGACGACGCGAAGGCCTTTATCGCCAATGGCAAGTCACCCGTTGCGGAGGATGTGAATCCTATGGAACTTGCAGCCTACATGGGCGTGGCGCGGGTGGTGCTGAGTTTGGACGAGACGATTACTCGGGAGTAG